DNA from Kitasatospora herbaricolor:
AGGCCCGCGACGGACTGCGCCTCGCGGTTGAACCGCAGGCGGGCGATGTCGTCCTGGGCCAGCTCGGGACGGAGCAGCTTCACCGCGACCGTCCGGCCGAGCCGGACGTCCTGGGCGGCCAGCACCTCCGCCATGCCGCCGCGGCCGAGGCGGTGGGTCAGTCGGTAGCGGCCGTCGCCGACGGTGCCGAGCGGCGCCGTGCTGCCGCGGCCCGGGGTGTGCGGGCCCGCGGCGGAGGCCGGGAGGGCGGCGGTCGGGGCGGTGGCCTCGCGTGCGGCCTCGTCCCGGCCGGCGGCGCCGTCCCCCTCGCCGTCGCCAGGCTGCTGCGTCTGTGCCATCGCTCCTCGCCCCGGGCCTTCGCTCGGATCGCGGTCGCCCTGTCGCTACGTAATCCCTAGAACGCTACCGCCTCGGACAGCCTGCCGTGCACGGCCGCCCGCGGCGGGCCCTTCAGAGCAGCCCGCCGCCCGCGGGGGGCCGCTGGTCCAGCTGGAGCACGGAGGCGGGCAGCGACCGGCCGCTGTTGTAGTCGGTGGTGTTGTCCGCCTTGGTCACCACGATGGCGATGATGATGATCACCAGCACGATCACGCCGAGGATGATCCCGACCACCACCAGCGCGGTCGAGCAGCCGTTGTTGTTCGTGGCCGGCACCGGGGCGAACACCGGCTGCTGCATCGGCATCGGCGCGGGCGTGTGCGCCTGCTGCGGGAACGGCGGCGGCGTCTGCGGGTGGAAGCCGTGCGGCGGCGGCGTCCGGTACTGCGGCTGCGCGAAGGGCTGCGGCGTGTGCGGGGCCGGCGTGCTGTACGGCGGCGGCGGCGTCTGCGGGCCGTACTGCGGCGAGGTGTGCACCGGCTGGTACGGCTGCGCGACCTGCGGGGCGGGCGTCCTGAGGTCGCCAGGCACCTGCGGCATGTTGGTGAGCGAGGTGGAGGCGTGCGCCGAGCGCGGGCCCTCGTTGATCACCAGCGGGGTGCTGGCCTGCAAGGGGCTGCCGGCGCCGCCGCCGAGCACCCGCTCGACCTCCTCGCGCATCGCCTCGGCGGTCGGGAACCGGTGCGCCGGGTCCTTGCGCAGGGCGCGGGCCACCAGGGCGTCGACGGCCGGCGTGATCGCCCGGTTCAGCGAGGACGGCGCCGGCGGCTCCTCCTGCACGTGCTTGTACGCGATCGAGAACGGGGAGTCCCCGTCGAACGGCAGCTGGCCGGTGAGCAGCTCGAACAGCATGCAGCCGACCGAGTACAGGTCGGAGCGGGCGTCCACGCTCTTGCCGAGCGCCTGCTCGGGGGAGAGGTACTGCGGGGTGCCGACGACCATGCCGGTCTGGGTCATCGAGGTGACACCGGACTGCAGCGCGCGGGCGATGCCGAAGTCCATCACCTTGACGACGCCCTTGCGGTCGAACATCACGTTGCCGGGCTTGATGTCGCGGTGGACCAGGCCCGCGTCGTGCGAGGCCTCCAGCGCGGCCAGCACCCCGGCGGTGATCTTCAGCGCCCGCTCGGCGGGCATCGCGCCGTACTGGGCGATCGCCTCGTTGAGGACGTCGCGCAGCGGCTGGCCCTCGACGAGCTGCATCACGATGTACGGGGTGGTGGCGCCGTCGGCGGCGACGTCCTCGCCGGAGTCGTAGACCGTGACGATGTTGGTGTGCTCGAGCCGGGCGACGGCCTGGGCCTCGCGGCGGAAGCGCTCGCGGAAGGACTGCTCCCGGCCCAGCTCGGTGTGCAGGGTCTTCACCGCGACCTGGCGGTCCAGCACGTTGTCGTACGCCAGGTGGACGGAGGCCATGCCGCCCTCGCCGAGCAGGTGCTGAAGCTCGTACCTGCCGTTGCCCAGGGAGTAGCCCTGACCCGCGGTGCCGCCCTCGCTCATGGTCCTCTGCTCCCCCTCGGCCGTGGTGACACCCCGGCCGTGACGTTCGGTATCGTCCGTGCGGACCGGGCTCCGCCACCGGCCGGCCCGACCCCCGCCGCGGCCTCGGGGGGCCTGCGACAGGGGCCAGGGTATCGGCTCGACGGCCCACCGCTCTGTGCAGGGCCGACACTGTGACCCTGCTGCGACACCCCGCGGGCGGCCGCCCGCCTACAGGTACGGGCCGGAGCGCATGCCCCGCCCCTCGCCCGGCTCCTCCAGGTCGGGCTCGGCACCGTGCAGACCGGGCGGGAGCGCCCGCCGCATCTGCTCCAACTGCGCCCGGGCGGCCATCTGCTGGGCGAACAGCGCGGTCTGGATACCGTGGAAGAGACCCTCCAGCCACCCCACCAGCTGGGCCTGCGCGATCCGCAGCTCGGCCTCGGTCGGGATGGTGTCCTCGGTGAACGGCAGCGACAGCCGCTCCAGCTCCGCCACCAGTTCGGGCGCCAGCCCGAGTTCCAGCTCCTTGATGGAGCTGGCGTGGATGTCCTTCAGCCGGACCCTGCTGGCCTCGTCCAGAGGAGCCGCCCGGACCTCCTCCAGCAGCTGCTTGATCATGCTGCCGATCCGCATGACCTTGGCCGGCTGCTCCACCATCTCGGTCACCGGGAGTTCGCGGGGCTCGAACCCGTCCTCCTCGCCGAGCCGGGTGAAGCCCTGGCCCACCGGCATCCCGTCCGGCCCGACGATCAGCACCTTGGGGCCGTCCTGCGACTGGCCGCCCGACGCCTGGGACGACTCCTGCTGCGAGTGCTCGTTCATCGGCTTCGTCATGAATCCCATTCTCTCTCACCGGGCTTCGGTCCAGGGAAGACCCCGGCCCGTACCGCGCCCCGGCCGGTGCCTTCCGGCGGCCGGCGGCGCCCGTGGCCGGGCCCTCCCCGGGCGCCCGCCGGCAGATCCGCGGGCGGGCACCCCCCCGGTCGTGTGCGACCGTCACGCAGATGATCTGCCGGACCGTCAGATCGGTCAAACGGCGGGACCTGCCGGACGGCCGGGAGCGGCCGGTACCCCGCTCAGCCGCGGCGCATCCGCAGCCCGACCAGGGCGAGGCCGCTGCCGATCAGGGCCAGGCCGGCGCCGAGCGGCAGCTGCAAGGTCGACGAGTCGGTCCAGCGGGTGGGTGCGGCGACCGGGCCGGCCACCTCGACGGCGTCCGGACCGGCGGCCAGGGCCTGCGGGGACCCGCCCGCGGTGCCGGCGTCCGGCGGGGCCGGGGCCACGTCCTCGT
Protein-coding regions in this window:
- a CDS encoding bacterial proteasome activator family protein, which produces MTKPMNEHSQQESSQASGGQSQDGPKVLIVGPDGMPVGQGFTRLGEEDGFEPRELPVTEMVEQPAKVMRIGSMIKQLLEEVRAAPLDEASRVRLKDIHASSIKELELGLAPELVAELERLSLPFTEDTIPTEAELRIAQAQLVGWLEGLFHGIQTALFAQQMAARAQLEQMRRALPPGLHGAEPDLEEPGEGRGMRSGPYL
- a CDS encoding protein kinase domain-containing protein, which encodes MSEGGTAGQGYSLGNGRYELQHLLGEGGMASVHLAYDNVLDRQVAVKTLHTELGREQSFRERFRREAQAVARLEHTNIVTVYDSGEDVAADGATTPYIVMQLVEGQPLRDVLNEAIAQYGAMPAERALKITAGVLAALEASHDAGLVHRDIKPGNVMFDRKGVVKVMDFGIARALQSGVTSMTQTGMVVGTPQYLSPEQALGKSVDARSDLYSVGCMLFELLTGQLPFDGDSPFSIAYKHVQEEPPAPSSLNRAITPAVDALVARALRKDPAHRFPTAEAMREEVERVLGGGAGSPLQASTPLVINEGPRSAHASTSLTNMPQVPGDLRTPAPQVAQPYQPVHTSPQYGPQTPPPPYSTPAPHTPQPFAQPQYRTPPPHGFHPQTPPPFPQQAHTPAPMPMQQPVFAPVPATNNNGCSTALVVVGIILGVIVLVIIIIAIVVTKADNTTDYNSGRSLPASVLQLDQRPPAGGGLL